A stretch of the Lactuca sativa cultivar Salinas chromosome 9, Lsat_Salinas_v11, whole genome shotgun sequence genome encodes the following:
- the LOC111882573 gene encoding L-ascorbate peroxidase 2, cytosolic isoform X2: MSILEFHFHLLTVIFETMGKSYPAVSDEYMKAVDEAKRKLRDLFTEQNCAPLMLRMAFHSAGTFDVNSKTGGPFGTMRQKAEQAHGPNVGLDTAVNLLEPVKQELPIISYADFYMLAGIVAVETTGGPNIPFHPGRQDKDEPPADGRLPLPNQGSDQLRAIFINTMGLNDQDIVALSGGHTLGSCHRDRSGIEGSWTRNPLTFDNSYFKELLAGEKEGLVQLPTDKALLEDPVFRPLVEKFALDQDAFFGAYAESFMKLSELGFADA, translated from the exons ATGTCAATCCTCGAGTTCCACTTTCATCTACTCACTG TAATTTTCGAGACCATGGGGAAATCCTATCCAGCTGTGAGTGACGAATACATGAAAGCTGTTGATGAAGCGAAGAGGAAGCTTCGAGACTTATTCACTGAGCAGAACTGTGCTCCTCTGATGCTCCGAATGGC ATTTCATTCTGCTGGAACTTTTGATGTGAACTCCAAAACCGGAGGTCCATTCGGAACCATGAGGCAAAAAGCTGAACAAGCTCATGGACCCAACGTTGGCCTTGACACTGCTGTCAATCTACTGGAACCAGTCAAACAAGAGCTTCCGATCATCTCATATGCCGACTTTTATATG ttggctggcaTTGTTGCTGTTGAGACCACCGGAGGACCAAATATCCCTTTCCACCCAGGCAGACAAGACAAAGACGAGCCACCAGCAGACGGGCGTCTCCCTCTTCCCAATCAGG GAAGCGATCAATTAAGAGCTATATTTATCAACACCATGGGTCTGAATGATCAAGACATTGTTGCTCTTTCTGGTGGCCATACTTTG GGATCTTGCCATAGGGATCGATCTGGGATTGAAGGATCATGGACACGTAACCCGTTGACATTCGATAATAGCTACTTCAA AGAACTTCTAGCTGGTGAGAAGGAAGGGCTTGTTCAACTACCAACCGATAAGGCCCTCCTTGAAGATCCCGTTTTCCGTCCTCTCGTTGAAAAATTTGCTTTG GATCAAGATGCATTCTTTGGTGCTTATGCAGAATCATTCATGAAGCTATCTGAGTTGGG attTGCTGATGCTTAA
- the LOC111882573 gene encoding L-ascorbate peroxidase 2, cytosolic isoform X1: protein MTSAIFWLYALILCSLHFNFPFVIFETMGKSYPAVSDEYMKAVDEAKRKLRDLFTEQNCAPLMLRMAFHSAGTFDVNSKTGGPFGTMRQKAEQAHGPNVGLDTAVNLLEPVKQELPIISYADFYMLAGIVAVETTGGPNIPFHPGRQDKDEPPADGRLPLPNQGSDQLRAIFINTMGLNDQDIVALSGGHTLGSCHRDRSGIEGSWTRNPLTFDNSYFKELLAGEKEGLVQLPTDKALLEDPVFRPLVEKFALDQDAFFGAYAESFMKLSELGFADA, encoded by the exons ATGACATCGGCGATCTTCTGGTTATATGCTTTGATTCTATGCTCATTGCACTTCAATTTTCCATTCG TAATTTTCGAGACCATGGGGAAATCCTATCCAGCTGTGAGTGACGAATACATGAAAGCTGTTGATGAAGCGAAGAGGAAGCTTCGAGACTTATTCACTGAGCAGAACTGTGCTCCTCTGATGCTCCGAATGGC ATTTCATTCTGCTGGAACTTTTGATGTGAACTCCAAAACCGGAGGTCCATTCGGAACCATGAGGCAAAAAGCTGAACAAGCTCATGGACCCAACGTTGGCCTTGACACTGCTGTCAATCTACTGGAACCAGTCAAACAAGAGCTTCCGATCATCTCATATGCCGACTTTTATATG ttggctggcaTTGTTGCTGTTGAGACCACCGGAGGACCAAATATCCCTTTCCACCCAGGCAGACAAGACAAAGACGAGCCACCAGCAGACGGGCGTCTCCCTCTTCCCAATCAGG GAAGCGATCAATTAAGAGCTATATTTATCAACACCATGGGTCTGAATGATCAAGACATTGTTGCTCTTTCTGGTGGCCATACTTTG GGATCTTGCCATAGGGATCGATCTGGGATTGAAGGATCATGGACACGTAACCCGTTGACATTCGATAATAGCTACTTCAA AGAACTTCTAGCTGGTGAGAAGGAAGGGCTTGTTCAACTACCAACCGATAAGGCCCTCCTTGAAGATCCCGTTTTCCGTCCTCTCGTTGAAAAATTTGCTTTG GATCAAGATGCATTCTTTGGTGCTTATGCAGAATCATTCATGAAGCTATCTGAGTTGGG attTGCTGATGCTTAA